The following are from one region of the Ictalurus furcatus strain D&B chromosome 11, Billie_1.0, whole genome shotgun sequence genome:
- the tmem69 gene encoding transmembrane protein 69 → MSLAVVGRRLGASFWCGKWSRLQPVSRRFVFSVHRIRYSQFFTKDWSCPLPPRYAAGSLIRAESIHSSSHRLKKRQPEEPPPRELDLLRYDLKVLKNAPKPALYLGFSGLIPFVSAPLFMAITETYIPELAYAQVVYGASILSFLGGARWGFALPEGSPAKPDWLNLANSVVPSIIAWGALLFSHNIIQSGMLVIMGLGISLHYDLALLPTYPSWFKALRTILTTVAFFSLVATIVLKGFYPEKRYLTQE, encoded by the exons ATGTCATTAGCTGTAGTAGGACGCCGCTTGGGTGCCAGCTTTTGG TGTGGGAAGTGGAGCAGACTTCAGCCCGTATCCAGAAGGTTTGTCTTCTCTGTCCACCGGATCCGCTACTCTCAGTTTTTCACGAAAGACTGGAGTTGCCCTCTGCCTCCCAGATATGCCGCAGGATCTCTCATCCGAGCCGAATCGATCCACTCTTCATCACACAGACTGAAGAAACGGCAGCCGGAGGAACCTCCTCCACGAGAGCTCGACTTGCTTCGTTATGATCTGAAGGTTCTGAAGAACGCCCCCAAACCAGCGCTGTATCTGGGATTTTCCGGTCTCATTCCTTTTGTATCTGCGCCGTTATTCATGGCCATCACAGAGACGTACATTCCTGAATTAGCTTACGCTCAAGTTGTATACGGAGCCTCAATCCTTTCCTTTCTCGGCGGCGCTCGTTGGGGCTTCGCCTTACCTGAGGGCAGCCCAGCAAAACCCGACTGGCTGAACCTAGCCAACAGTGTTGTTCCCTCTATAATAGCATGGGGAGCGCTACTGTTTAGCCACAATATTATCCAGTCTGGCATGCTGGTGATCATGGGGCTGGGAATATCACTGCATTACGACCTGGCCCTGTTACCCACATATCCCAGCTGGTTCAAGGCACTGAGGACAATCCTCACTACAGTAGCTTTCTTCTCGTTAGTGGCCACTATAGTTCTTAAAGGATTCTATCCAGAGAAGAGATATCTGACCcaggaatga
- the gpbp1l1 gene encoding vasculin-like protein 1 — MAQHDFVPAWLNFSTPQPAKSPAAPLEKHGEHCARGDGRPGVSRRRHNSSDGFFNNDLLRAPSGDGWLQPSLLRHDSVDSGVAKGNQGGLGSGHGWKETPSWHGAPRGQEGPHHHHHHHGRHAKRGGGDRDRQGGHRQRNGNFHPRKGAPFQDRYSDEERNDDKLKFVEEDFPSLNPETTGKPVSQARAVGTPAGVWENPPSAKQTMSKMLVIKKVSKEDPSAAFSAGFASAGPLPANGSKVPITGPSVYKNLVPKPATAPTKTGPWKPNGRETKVGLHFSGRDSAFTSPVSVTKPLTPVNAPPHGTPKEPPSSTTPPMDITPPRLKLMRRGTDRKSEFLRGLKDERNGEVSSCHSPGAATEGESSTPEPKEYGESHENGMSHSLSDSDTEHLSSSLEAEHRLLKAMGWQEYPENDDFQPLTEDELREFQAKTEQMKKNGLVRNGVLLKPRAVALFAWRSSTNTGLDEGSESETSSSSQTSDDEDT; from the exons ATGGCGCAGCATGACTTTGTTCCTGCCTGGCTTAACTTCTCCACGCCTCAGCCCGCCAAG TCCCCTGCAGCCCCTCTTGAAAAACATGGTGAGCACTGTGCTCGTGGAGACGGCCGGCCGGGAGTGAGCCGCCGTAGACACAACTCCTCTGACGGCTTCTTCAACAACGATCTGCTCCGTGCTCCGTCAG GTGATGGGTGGCTCCAGCCGTCTCTGCTGAGGCATGACTCTGTGGACTCTGGTGTCGCTAAGGGCAATCAGGGAGGTTTGGGCAGCGGACATGGCTGGAAGGAGACCCCCAGCTGGCATGGGGCCCCACGCGGCCAAGAGGGccctcaccaccaccaccaccaccacgggCGCCATGCCAAACGCGGCGGAGGAGACAGGGACAGGCAGGGTGGCCATCGGCAGCGCAACGGCAACTTCCATCCACGCAAAGGCGCCCCCTTCCAGGACCGTTACTCTGACGAGGAGCGCAACGATGACAAGCTTAAGTTTGTTGAAGAGGATTTT CCCTCCTTGAATCCAGAGACGACTGGAAAGCCAGTGAGTCAGGCTCGCGCTGTGGGAACTCCAGCAGGCGTGTGGG AGAATCCTCCCAGCGCTAAGCAGACCATGTCTAAGATGCTGGTCATTAAGAAAGTGTCTAAGGAGGACCCCAGTGCTGCATTCTCTGCTGGTTTTGCCAGTGCCGGCCCTCTGCCTGCCAATGGCTCCAAAGTCCCCATCACTGGACCCAGTGTCTACAAGAACCTGGTTCCAAAACCTGCTACTGCCCCAACTAAG ACCGGCCCTTGGAAACCCAATGGAAGGGAAACTAAAGTGGGTTTGCATTTCTCTGGTCGGGATTCAGCCTTCACCAGCCCTGTGTCTGTGACCAAACCTCTGACCCCGGTCAACGCACCACCCCATGGAACTCCTAAAGAG CCACCATCCAGCACGACTCCTCCAATGGACATCACTCCTCCTCGGCTGAAGCTGATGCGGCGTGGCACAGACCGTAAGAGCGAGTTCCTGCGTGGACTGAAGGATGAGAGGAACGGAGAGGTGAGCAGCTGCCACAGCCCTGGAGCGGCAACAGAG GGAGAGAGCAGTACTCCTGAGCCTAAAGAGTACGGGGAAAGCCACGAGAACGGCATGTCTCACTCTCTTAGTGACTCTGACACTGAGCACCTTTCCAGCTCACTGGAGGCCGAACACCG GCTGCTTAAAGCAATGGGCTGGCAGGAGTATCCTGAGAACGATGACTTCCAGCCCCTCACAGAGGACGAACTCAGAGAGTTCCAGGCTAAGACTGAGCAG ATGAAGAAGAACGGGTTGGTGCGTAACGGTGTGCTCCTGAAGCCGCGTGCTGTGGCACTGTTTGCCTGGAGGAGCTCCACCAACACCGGCCTGGATGAAGGTTCCGAGTCTGAGACCAGCAGTAGCAGCCAGACTTCGGACGACGAGGACACCTAA